Proteins from a single region of Microbacterium sp. zg-Y818:
- a CDS encoding amidohydrolase encodes MPASPRALPLVDLVLRGGRITTFADPQQAPEHAQSVAVAGGRVIAVGTDDELAPHADLAARVIELEGRDVIPGLNDSHIHAVRGGNSWSRSLHWEGVRSVSEALNSIHDAATRLGPGQWISAVGGWHRSQFEEGRTPTPTELEEAAPHNPVYVQELYDVGILNEAGLAACGFADGAEDPPRGRIERDDTGRPTGRIHGVGAFAAPIGHALAADEAQAGDGLRSMLAEFARHGLTGVVDGGGLLMTPRDYDPVYGVWRDGALDVRVRLFFSAWTRGGEVGDIDALTSLVPADVGDGLLRVVGIGEIPHLGCHDLEGLDPFAVSDAAFEELVDIVRLCARRRWRMSIHAVLDDTLGRVLDAWERIEAETGLIAGRGWSIVHADEASRANLERVARLGAGILVQNRLILKGGDYVEAWGPEATAQAPPLGTMRELGIVIGGGTDATRANWFSPWASIWWLATGRTLDGRGTRLEQHRLTRRQAIAAFTRDAAWFTGEQDHRGRIAPGYDADFCVPSADPFGCADDALRDIRSDLTVLAGRITHQSTALVP; translated from the coding sequence ATGCCCGCCTCCCCCCGCGCCCTTCCTCTGGTCGACCTCGTCCTTCGAGGCGGCCGGATCACGACCTTCGCCGACCCGCAACAGGCGCCCGAGCACGCTCAATCCGTCGCGGTCGCGGGCGGACGCGTCATCGCCGTCGGGACGGACGACGAGCTCGCGCCTCATGCGGACCTCGCCGCCCGAGTGATCGAACTCGAGGGCCGCGATGTGATCCCCGGCCTGAACGACTCCCACATCCACGCCGTCCGCGGAGGGAACTCGTGGAGCCGCTCCCTGCACTGGGAGGGCGTCCGCTCGGTGTCCGAAGCGCTGAACAGCATCCACGACGCGGCCACCCGGCTCGGGCCGGGGCAGTGGATCTCGGCGGTCGGCGGTTGGCACCGATCCCAGTTCGAGGAGGGGCGCACGCCGACGCCGACCGAGCTGGAGGAGGCCGCACCGCACAACCCGGTGTACGTCCAGGAGCTGTACGACGTCGGCATCCTCAACGAGGCGGGTCTGGCCGCATGCGGCTTCGCGGACGGCGCCGAGGATCCGCCGCGCGGGCGGATCGAACGCGACGACACCGGTCGGCCCACGGGCCGCATCCACGGTGTGGGCGCGTTCGCCGCGCCGATCGGCCACGCTCTCGCCGCCGACGAGGCACAGGCCGGGGACGGCTTGCGCTCGATGCTGGCGGAATTCGCACGGCACGGTCTTACGGGGGTGGTCGACGGCGGCGGGCTGCTCATGACGCCACGTGACTACGACCCCGTCTACGGGGTGTGGCGCGACGGCGCCCTCGACGTCCGGGTGCGGCTCTTCTTCTCCGCGTGGACGCGTGGCGGCGAGGTGGGCGACATCGATGCACTCACCTCTCTCGTGCCGGCCGACGTGGGCGACGGTCTTCTCCGCGTGGTCGGAATCGGCGAGATCCCGCACCTCGGATGCCACGATCTGGAGGGACTGGATCCCTTCGCCGTATCCGATGCCGCGTTCGAGGAACTCGTCGACATCGTGCGACTCTGCGCACGCCGCCGGTGGCGGATGAGTATCCACGCCGTCCTGGACGACACGCTCGGCCGGGTCCTGGACGCGTGGGAGCGCATCGAGGCGGAGACGGGTCTCATCGCCGGCCGCGGATGGTCGATCGTCCACGCCGACGAGGCGAGTCGTGCCAACCTCGAGCGCGTCGCGCGGCTCGGTGCAGGCATCCTCGTGCAGAACCGACTCATCCTCAAAGGCGGCGACTACGTCGAGGCGTGGGGGCCGGAGGCAACGGCTCAGGCGCCGCCCCTCGGGACGATGCGTGAACTCGGCATCGTCATCGGCGGCGGCACCGATGCCACCCGCGCGAACTGGTTCTCGCCCTGGGCCTCGATCTGGTGGCTTGCGACGGGAAGAACCCTCGACGGCCGGGGGACGCGCCTCGAGCAGCACCGCCTCACCCGGCGCCAAGCGATCGCCGCGTTCACCCGGGACGCAGCGTGGTTCACCGGTGAACAGGATCATCGCGGCCGCATCGCGCCCGGCTACGACGCCGACTTCTGCGTGCCTTCTGCCGACCCCTTCGGCTGCGCGGACGACGCGCTGCGCGACATCCGCAGCGACCTCACGGTCCTGGCCGGACGCATCACCCATCAATCGACAGCACTCGTCCCGTGA
- a CDS encoding RidA family protein, whose protein sequence is MTRIPAPRRVGQADIIHHDGYDDAIVSPFVPAMRVVSPASLVFISGVTGAPVYHDHPHVPEVFDAMPMDAAGQVKNAFDHLDLALAAAGCGRSDVVNLIRFFTDVEADQDVVNAHQKEWFGGHIPTSTTVEVTRLATDPRLRFEFHVVAAAPADASAQAGAQA, encoded by the coding sequence GTGACCCGCATCCCCGCGCCCCGGCGTGTCGGCCAGGCCGACATCATCCACCACGACGGATACGACGACGCCATCGTGAGTCCGTTCGTCCCCGCGATGCGGGTCGTGTCACCGGCCAGCCTCGTCTTCATCAGCGGTGTCACCGGCGCACCCGTCTACCACGATCACCCGCACGTGCCCGAGGTGTTCGATGCGATGCCGATGGACGCGGCGGGTCAGGTGAAGAACGCGTTCGACCACCTCGACCTGGCGCTCGCTGCGGCCGGGTGCGGCCGCAGCGACGTGGTCAACCTCATCCGCTTCTTCACGGACGTCGAGGCCGACCAGGACGTCGTGAACGCGCACCAGAAGGAGTGGTTCGGCGGGCACATCCCCACGAGCACGACGGTGGAGGTGACGCGTCTGGCCACCGATCCGCGGCTGCGGTTCGAGTTCCACGTGGTGGCCGCCGCCCCCGCCGACGCCTCCGCGCAGGCGGGTGCACAGGCATGA
- a CDS encoding branched-chain amino acid ABC transporter permease — protein sequence MPEPVFLAQQVLNGLSFGALLFLLASGLTLVFGLMRIVNMAHGAFYMLGGYIGVVIATLTGNLLVAVIAAIVAVGVTAFLVEVVLLRFVRGQEMPEVLLTIGVSFVIADLCLAFFGGDPQNLPNSVRIPGALAIGDLVYPWYRIFVIGLAVAIGVALALVQSRTRVGAIVRAGVDDREIISAMGVNIRWVFTGMFVVGAALAAIGGTIGAGMQSILPGVQNEVLLYALVVIIIGGLGSVAGAAVGSVLIGLIDAFAKAWIPELAYFTIFLPMALVLVFRPTGLFGKAA from the coding sequence GTGCCCGAACCCGTATTCCTCGCCCAGCAGGTCCTCAACGGACTGAGCTTCGGCGCGCTGCTGTTCCTTCTGGCCAGCGGCTTGACCCTTGTCTTCGGACTCATGCGCATCGTCAACATGGCGCACGGGGCCTTCTACATGCTCGGCGGCTACATCGGCGTCGTCATCGCGACCCTCACGGGAAACCTGTTGGTCGCGGTGATCGCGGCGATCGTCGCCGTGGGGGTCACGGCCTTCCTCGTCGAGGTCGTGCTCCTGCGCTTCGTGCGCGGGCAGGAGATGCCCGAGGTCCTACTGACGATCGGCGTGTCGTTCGTCATCGCCGATCTGTGTCTCGCCTTCTTCGGCGGTGACCCCCAGAACCTTCCGAACTCGGTGCGCATCCCCGGGGCCCTCGCCATCGGCGACCTGGTCTACCCGTGGTACCGGATCTTCGTGATCGGACTGGCTGTCGCGATCGGGGTGGCGCTCGCGCTCGTACAGAGCCGCACCCGCGTCGGTGCGATCGTCCGTGCCGGCGTCGACGACCGAGAGATCATCTCTGCGATGGGCGTGAACATCCGCTGGGTGTTCACGGGCATGTTCGTGGTCGGCGCCGCTCTCGCAGCCATCGGCGGCACGATCGGCGCCGGCATGCAGAGCATCCTCCCCGGGGTGCAGAACGAGGTGCTCCTGTACGCCCTCGTCGTGATCATCATCGGCGGGCTGGGCAGTGTCGCCGGAGCAGCGGTCGGCAGCGTGCTGATCGGGCTGATCGACGCCTTCGCCAAGGCCTGGATCCCCGAGCTGGCGTACTTCACCATCTTCCTGCCGATGGCGCTCGTGCTCGTCTTCCGCCCGACGGGCCTGTTCGGAAAGGCTGCCTGA
- a CDS encoding Xaa-Pro peptidase family protein: MSGNHGHSHATRRFERPADRPAGVRPLGAPGIMGVDYENRVDFDRLRDYRLGRAKAALEASECGAFLLFDFYNIRYTTQTWIGGALGDKMIRYALLIRGQEPILWDFGSAVRHHKLYSDWVPDENYRAGFLGFKGAVAPEGGADLMKTAIDEIESLLAAAGVKDAPLGVDIIEPPFLFELQRRGIRIADAQQHMLDARVIKNQDEIMLLNQAAAMVDGVYQDIAEALKPGVRENEIVALANARLYEYGSDQVEAINAISGERCNPHPHNFTDRIIRPGDQAFFDVIHSYNGYRTCYYRTFGVGWATPSQYDAYKQAREWMDAALDALRPGVGTDEVAAVLPKAQDFGFENELAAFGLQFAHGLGLGLHERPIISRLNSMADPVELRAGMVFAMETYCPASDGSSAARIEEEVVVTDYGIEVLTKFPAQDLFVANPY; encoded by the coding sequence ATGAGCGGTAACCACGGACACAGCCATGCCACGCGACGATTCGAGCGGCCGGCCGATCGGCCGGCCGGCGTGCGTCCCCTCGGCGCCCCCGGCATCATGGGCGTCGACTACGAGAACCGTGTCGACTTCGATCGCCTCCGCGACTATCGGCTGGGACGTGCGAAGGCCGCGCTCGAGGCGAGCGAATGCGGCGCCTTCCTCCTGTTCGACTTCTACAACATCCGGTACACGACGCAGACCTGGATCGGCGGCGCGCTGGGCGACAAGATGATCCGCTACGCACTGCTGATCCGCGGCCAGGAGCCGATCCTGTGGGACTTCGGCTCGGCGGTGCGCCACCACAAGCTGTATTCCGACTGGGTGCCCGACGAGAACTATCGCGCCGGCTTCCTCGGATTCAAAGGCGCCGTGGCGCCCGAGGGCGGCGCGGACCTCATGAAGACGGCGATCGATGAGATCGAGTCGCTGCTGGCGGCCGCAGGGGTGAAGGATGCGCCGTTGGGTGTCGACATCATCGAGCCGCCGTTCCTGTTCGAGTTGCAGCGCCGCGGCATCCGCATCGCCGATGCGCAGCAGCACATGCTTGACGCGCGCGTCATCAAGAACCAGGACGAGATCATGCTGCTCAATCAGGCGGCGGCGATGGTCGACGGTGTCTATCAGGACATCGCCGAGGCGCTGAAGCCGGGTGTGCGAGAGAACGAGATCGTCGCCCTCGCCAACGCGCGACTCTACGAGTACGGCAGCGATCAGGTCGAGGCGATCAACGCGATCTCGGGGGAGCGGTGCAACCCACACCCGCACAACTTCACCGACCGCATCATCCGCCCCGGCGACCAGGCGTTCTTCGACGTCATCCACTCGTACAACGGCTATCGCACGTGCTACTACCGCACCTTCGGCGTGGGGTGGGCCACGCCCAGCCAGTACGATGCCTACAAGCAGGCGCGGGAATGGATGGATGCCGCACTCGACGCGCTTCGCCCGGGCGTCGGGACCGACGAGGTCGCCGCAGTGCTGCCCAAGGCGCAGGACTTCGGTTTCGAGAACGAGCTGGCCGCCTTCGGCCTCCAGTTCGCGCACGGCCTCGGGCTCGGCCTCCACGAGCGGCCCATCATCTCGCGCCTGAACTCGATGGCCGACCCTGTCGAGCTGCGGGCGGGGATGGTGTTCGCGATGGAGACGTACTGCCCGGCGTCTGACGGTTCGTCTGCCGCACGCATCGAAGAGGAGGTCGTCGTGACCGACTACGGTATCGAGGTGCTCACGAAGTTCCCTGCGCAGGATCTCTTCGTGGCGAACCCCTATTGA
- a CDS encoding ABC transporter ATP-binding protein, which translates to MAGSFSRGRARAADVLAELPGARVIASATAATPDPTGSGVPAPALTVKGLGKRYGGVQAVDDISLRLGAGERMGVIGPNGAGKTTLFKMVAGDVAPTTGSIDLFGRDVTKLDTARRARLGVGRTFQVSNLFRDMTVLDNVRVAARGGSAQARIFWRTQGQRDQITTRATEMLDSVGLFDRREDTVADLSHGEQRQLEIAMALVGEPRILLLDEPAAGLSAAERTTLRRLIEALPRTLPILLIEHDMSLALGLTDRVMCMENGRHVVTGTPDEVRDHPVVKEIYLGRRDKK; encoded by the coding sequence GTGGCTGGGTCGTTCTCCCGAGGACGCGCTCGCGCAGCCGACGTACTCGCAGAGCTTCCAGGGGCTCGAGTGATTGCATCGGCAACGGCGGCGACCCCGGATCCGACAGGATCCGGGGTCCCCGCCCCCGCGCTCACGGTCAAAGGCCTCGGCAAGCGCTATGGCGGAGTCCAGGCCGTCGACGACATCTCCCTGCGCCTCGGCGCAGGCGAACGCATGGGCGTCATCGGCCCGAACGGCGCGGGCAAGACCACATTGTTCAAGATGGTGGCGGGCGATGTCGCGCCGACCACCGGCTCCATCGACCTGTTCGGCAGGGACGTCACGAAGCTGGACACCGCGCGTCGCGCTCGGCTCGGCGTCGGGCGCACGTTCCAGGTCTCGAACCTGTTCCGCGACATGACCGTGCTCGACAACGTGCGCGTCGCCGCCCGCGGCGGCTCGGCACAGGCCCGCATCTTCTGGCGAACCCAGGGCCAGCGCGACCAGATCACGACGCGCGCCACCGAGATGCTCGACTCGGTGGGTCTGTTCGACCGCCGGGAGGACACGGTCGCCGACCTCTCGCATGGCGAGCAACGTCAGCTGGAGATCGCGATGGCGCTCGTCGGCGAACCCCGGATCCTGCTGCTCGACGAGCCGGCCGCCGGACTGTCGGCCGCGGAGCGCACCACGCTGCGCCGCCTCATCGAGGCGCTGCCGCGCACCCTCCCGATCCTCCTGATCGAGCACGACATGTCGCTCGCACTGGGGCTGACCGATCGCGTCATGTGCATGGAGAATGGCCGGCACGTCGTGACCGGCACGCCGGACGAAGTGCGGGATCACCCGGTCGTCAAAGAGATCTATCTCGGAAGGCGGGACAAGAAGTGA
- a CDS encoding ABC transporter ATP-binding protein produces the protein MTGLHVGYATAQVLHGVDFEIGDAQSVALLGRNGMGKTTLVRAICGLRPPTVTAGSIVYNGAELTRMPVYRIARAGVALVPQGRRVFGSLTTLENLTVVPRHRRAESTEPWTVERVFEFFPRLSERSGSMARALSGGEQQMLAIGRALMTNPSLLIMDEPSEGLAPSVLDVIQDRLEGLRASGLSILIAEQNVDLALDIAETAIVIDDSGTIAWSGPTSQLRADDVLLERHLSI, from the coding sequence GTGACCGGACTGCATGTCGGCTATGCCACGGCCCAGGTGCTGCACGGTGTCGACTTCGAGATCGGCGACGCCCAGAGCGTCGCGCTGCTCGGACGCAACGGCATGGGCAAGACGACGCTCGTCCGTGCCATCTGCGGCCTGCGCCCCCCGACGGTGACGGCAGGGTCGATCGTCTACAACGGCGCCGAGCTCACACGGATGCCGGTGTACCGAATCGCCCGCGCGGGAGTCGCCCTGGTTCCGCAGGGCCGGCGCGTCTTCGGCTCGCTGACGACGCTGGAGAACCTCACCGTCGTGCCGCGTCATCGGCGCGCCGAGTCGACGGAACCGTGGACGGTCGAGCGCGTGTTCGAGTTCTTCCCGCGGTTGTCCGAGCGCTCCGGGTCGATGGCCCGGGCGCTATCCGGTGGCGAGCAGCAGATGCTGGCGATCGGCCGCGCGCTGATGACCAACCCGTCTCTGCTGATCATGGACGAACCGAGTGAAGGCCTCGCGCCGAGCGTGCTCGATGTGATCCAGGACCGGCTCGAGGGCCTCCGCGCCTCCGGTCTGTCGATCCTCATCGCCGAGCAGAACGTCGACTTGGCGCTGGACATCGCCGAGACGGCGATCGTCATCGACGACTCGGGAACGATCGCGTGGAGCGGGCCGACGTCGCAGCTCCGTGCCGACGACGTGCTGCTCGAACGACACCTCAGCATCTGA
- a CDS encoding Xaa-Pro peptidase family protein: MSTATRGTMGVDWEARVDFERLRDERLARLHAELERSSVGAVLAFDFANIRYASATHIGTWAMDKLIRFCLVTRKTDPIVWDFGSAAKHHALLNPWLHETHMEADADPHAPHHGATRPRQESGARAGISTLRGAFPPDAGIAEEVARKIKRELERFGLADEPLGVDVVELPILFALQREGIEVVDGQQIFMEARRIKTPDEITLLTTAASMVDAAYDQLYEFLRPGVRENQCVGLVAKSLYDQGSEYVEGVNAISGERCSPHPHVYSDRAVRPGDPAFFDILHSYNGYRTCYYRTFAVGSASPAQRDAYKRCREYMDRAIAAVKPGATTADIVELWPTAQEFGFPDEEAAFALQYGHGVGLSIWEKPIFSRLTSLDHPEVLEEGMVFALETYWPAADGWGAARIEEEVVVTADGCEVITKFPAEELLVAGGGRYFTVNGPLPGIRDSQSHLNTPEGRGEATA; encoded by the coding sequence ATGAGCACGGCCACACGCGGCACGATGGGCGTCGACTGGGAAGCGAGAGTCGACTTCGAGCGGCTGAGGGACGAGCGGCTGGCGCGGCTGCATGCGGAGCTGGAGCGCTCCTCGGTCGGTGCCGTGCTCGCGTTCGACTTCGCCAACATCCGGTACGCCTCCGCGACCCATATCGGCACCTGGGCGATGGACAAGCTCATCCGGTTCTGTCTTGTCACGCGCAAGACGGACCCCATCGTGTGGGACTTCGGTTCGGCGGCGAAGCATCACGCCCTGCTGAACCCCTGGCTGCATGAGACGCATATGGAAGCCGACGCCGATCCCCACGCGCCGCATCACGGCGCGACCCGCCCGCGCCAGGAATCCGGCGCGCGCGCGGGCATCTCGACGCTGCGTGGAGCGTTCCCTCCGGACGCCGGCATCGCAGAGGAGGTGGCGCGCAAGATCAAGCGCGAGCTGGAGCGGTTCGGCCTTGCGGACGAGCCCCTCGGCGTGGATGTCGTGGAGCTGCCGATCCTCTTCGCGCTGCAGCGGGAGGGCATCGAGGTCGTCGACGGCCAGCAGATCTTCATGGAGGCCCGGCGCATCAAGACCCCGGACGAGATCACACTGCTGACGACCGCCGCGTCCATGGTGGATGCCGCCTATGACCAGCTCTACGAGTTCCTGCGCCCCGGTGTCCGGGAGAACCAGTGCGTGGGGCTCGTGGCGAAGTCGCTCTACGACCAGGGGTCCGAGTACGTCGAGGGAGTCAACGCGATCTCGGGTGAGCGGTGCTCGCCGCATCCGCACGTGTATTCCGACCGCGCCGTGCGCCCGGGCGACCCGGCGTTCTTCGACATCCTGCACTCCTATAACGGATACCGCACGTGCTACTACCGCACGTTCGCAGTCGGGTCGGCCAGTCCCGCCCAGCGCGATGCCTACAAGAGGTGCCGTGAGTACATGGATCGGGCCATCGCGGCGGTCAAGCCGGGAGCAACCACGGCCGACATCGTCGAACTGTGGCCCACGGCGCAGGAGTTCGGCTTCCCTGACGAGGAGGCCGCTTTCGCCCTGCAGTACGGGCACGGCGTGGGGCTGTCGATCTGGGAGAAGCCGATCTTCTCGCGTCTCACCTCGCTCGATCACCCGGAGGTGCTCGAGGAGGGCATGGTGTTCGCCCTGGAGACGTATTGGCCCGCCGCCGACGGTTGGGGCGCCGCCCGCATCGAGGAGGAGGTTGTCGTCACGGCGGACGGCTGCGAGGTGATCACCAAGTTCCCGGCCGAGGAGCTCCTCGTCGCCGGCGGCGGGCGCTACTTCACCGTCAATGGGCCGCTCCCCGGCATCCGTGACTCGCAGTCCCACCTCAACACGCCCGAGGGGAGAGGGGAAGCGACGGCCTGA
- a CDS encoding cupin domain-containing protein, whose amino-acid sequence MTAQLGERIRAARTARGLSLRATAAEAAISPSLLSQVETGKVQPSVSTLYAIVSCLGLSLDEVLGNRPPAEVAPAPRVRSRPVQELSDAPEIAMQNGVTWRSLAAGGDEGLDAVLATYEPGAASSLDETHMRHIGVEHGYIVRGELTLKLDFDTFVLRAGDSLCFDAQRPHYYFNHGDTVAEGVWYILGSRRTPAVDAPVDIRNAVDVLDAMGRLNSRSYG is encoded by the coding sequence ATGACGGCTCAGTTGGGCGAACGAATACGTGCGGCGCGCACCGCGAGAGGCCTGAGTCTTCGCGCCACCGCGGCGGAGGCGGCCATATCTCCGAGCCTCCTCTCGCAGGTCGAGACCGGCAAGGTGCAGCCCTCGGTGAGCACCCTGTATGCGATCGTGAGCTGCCTCGGACTGTCTCTGGACGAGGTCCTCGGCAATCGTCCTCCCGCGGAGGTCGCTCCGGCGCCACGCGTGCGCAGCCGCCCGGTGCAGGAGCTGTCGGACGCCCCCGAGATCGCCATGCAGAACGGTGTCACCTGGCGCAGCCTCGCGGCCGGAGGCGACGAGGGGCTCGATGCCGTCCTCGCGACGTACGAGCCAGGCGCGGCCAGCTCGCTCGACGAGACCCACATGCGACACATCGGGGTGGAGCACGGCTACATCGTGCGCGGGGAGCTCACACTCAAGCTCGACTTCGACACGTTCGTGCTTCGCGCCGGAGACTCGCTGTGCTTCGACGCGCAGCGCCCGCACTACTACTTCAATCACGGCGACACCGTCGCCGAGGGCGTCTGGTACATCCTCGGATCCCGCCGCACGCCTGCGGTCGATGCGCCCGTCGACATCCGCAACGCCGTGGACGTGCTCGATGCCATGGGTCGTCTGAACAGCCGCAGTTACGGCTGA
- a CDS encoding ABC transporter substrate-binding protein yields MTSMKTRGRRSALAAAGIAAITALALTACAPPGASEPAPSAGSNGEDGGALKVGFISPTTGNFAVAGQEMVDGWNLYWDINGAEVEGITIETIVEDDAGNPETSLTKAKKLVEQDEVDFIVGPLIANTALAVAAYTASVDVPNLHPVAASDDLTQRAANDLTVRTGSMGGSQANYPGGEWAATEGGYDTAVTLCADYAFGWESCAGFVQGFTQNGGEVLEQIWFPNTTTDFSTYVSQIQAAGADVVYVATAGGAPGPNFLNAYLGLGLDMDDLLLNCCAADQGTLRAMGDQIVGLKSVSYWAEGRDSEAVAEFIDAYGEFADGKVPGAYVAGGYMTASLVASVLAERGLVTGEDLVSAITEYTFEDSIFGRVSWDDYNQMVGPVYVREVTAGDDGNFYNTPIATFEDVDQWLGRSPEDALAQPTYSQSFQGLE; encoded by the coding sequence ATGACGTCAATGAAGACCCGCGGTCGCCGCTCGGCGCTCGCCGCGGCAGGCATCGCGGCCATCACCGCACTCGCGCTGACCGCCTGCGCCCCGCCTGGAGCCAGCGAACCCGCGCCGAGCGCAGGCTCGAACGGCGAGGACGGTGGGGCGCTCAAGGTGGGCTTCATCTCGCCCACGACGGGAAACTTCGCCGTCGCCGGCCAGGAGATGGTCGACGGATGGAATCTGTACTGGGACATCAACGGCGCCGAGGTCGAGGGCATCACGATCGAAACGATCGTGGAGGATGACGCCGGCAACCCCGAGACCTCGCTCACCAAGGCGAAGAAGCTCGTCGAGCAGGATGAGGTCGATTTCATCGTCGGTCCGCTCATCGCCAATACGGCTCTCGCCGTCGCGGCGTACACGGCGAGCGTCGACGTGCCCAATCTCCACCCTGTCGCCGCCTCCGACGACCTCACCCAGCGCGCCGCAAACGACCTCACGGTCCGCACCGGCTCGATGGGAGGTTCTCAGGCGAACTACCCGGGCGGCGAGTGGGCCGCGACGGAGGGGGGCTACGACACGGCCGTCACGCTCTGCGCCGACTATGCGTTCGGCTGGGAGTCCTGTGCCGGTTTCGTGCAGGGGTTCACGCAGAACGGCGGCGAGGTCCTCGAGCAGATCTGGTTCCCGAACACGACCACCGATTTCTCGACCTACGTTTCGCAGATCCAGGCGGCGGGAGCCGACGTCGTGTACGTCGCGACGGCGGGTGGGGCTCCGGGGCCGAACTTCCTCAACGCCTACCTCGGTCTCGGCCTCGACATGGACGACCTGCTGCTGAACTGCTGCGCCGCCGACCAGGGAACGCTGCGCGCGATGGGCGATCAGATCGTCGGACTGAAGTCGGTCAGCTACTGGGCGGAGGGCCGCGACAGCGAAGCCGTCGCCGAGTTCATCGACGCGTACGGGGAGTTCGCCGACGGCAAGGTGCCCGGCGCCTACGTCGCGGGCGGATACATGACCGCGTCGCTGGTCGCATCCGTGCTGGCCGAGCGCGGCCTCGTGACCGGCGAGGACCTCGTCAGTGCGATCACCGAGTACACCTTCGAGGACAGCATCTTCGGGCGGGTCTCCTGGGACGACTACAACCAGATGGTCGGACCGGTGTACGTGCGCGAGGTGACGGCGGGCGATGACGGCAACTTCTACAACACGCCCATCGCGACGTTCGAGGACGTGGACCAGTGGCTGGGTCGTTCTCCCGAGGACGCGCTCGCGCAGCCGACGTACTCGCAGAGCTTCCAGGGGCTCGAGTGA
- a CDS encoding branched-chain amino acid ABC transporter permease gives MSNRIVETRTVRTFGPPRRDRAQMTNIALLALLLVAAIALPYLGASGFMVSLASTILIAATLASSVNFLAGNGGMVSLGHAGIAAASAYGAGWASRQGLDPGMQVLVALGMTLLASCLYGLLSMRTSGIYFLMVTLAVGMLIYGLAFRLSSVTGGENGISGIARFEWLDSYWIYYYFVLGVFVLATAALWIVSNSPFGASLRGIRDSESRMRSLGYSVRSYKLGAFMISGSVAGLAGLLSVWHTHFVSPSSAGVDRSVHLIVMVILGGIGTLLGPLIGAAVVVMVENLLSSYVDRWPTLLGLIFILVILFARAGIAGSAGKLFRRLRARSKAASSPEGDAPGGAAAPPGDRHAVHQGKDPQ, from the coding sequence ATGAGCAACCGCATCGTCGAGACCCGCACCGTCCGCACCTTCGGACCGCCGCGCCGGGATCGCGCCCAGATGACCAACATTGCGCTGCTCGCGCTGCTGCTGGTCGCCGCCATCGCGCTGCCGTACCTCGGAGCATCCGGGTTCATGGTGTCTCTGGCATCCACGATCCTCATCGCGGCGACGCTCGCCTCGAGCGTCAACTTCCTCGCCGGCAATGGCGGCATGGTCTCGCTCGGACACGCCGGCATCGCCGCAGCGTCGGCGTACGGCGCGGGCTGGGCGTCGCGGCAGGGCCTGGATCCCGGGATGCAGGTGCTCGTCGCGCTGGGGATGACACTGCTGGCATCGTGCCTCTACGGTCTGCTGTCGATGCGGACGAGCGGCATCTACTTCCTGATGGTGACCCTCGCCGTGGGGATGCTCATCTACGGCCTCGCATTCCGGCTGTCGTCGGTGACCGGCGGTGAGAACGGCATCTCAGGGATCGCGCGATTCGAGTGGCTCGATTCGTACTGGATCTACTACTACTTCGTGCTCGGCGTGTTCGTCCTGGCGACAGCGGCGCTCTGGATCGTGAGCAACTCCCCGTTCGGAGCGAGCCTGCGCGGCATCCGCGACAGCGAGAGCCGGATGCGCAGCCTGGGCTACAGCGTGCGCTCCTACAAGCTCGGCGCGTTCATGATCTCCGGGAGCGTCGCCGGCCTGGCCGGGCTCCTGTCCGTCTGGCACACCCACTTCGTGAGCCCGTCCTCGGCGGGCGTGGACCGCTCGGTGCACCTCATCGTCATGGTCATCCTGGGCGGGATCGGCACGCTGCTGGGTCCTCTCATCGGTGCCGCTGTGGTCGTGATGGTTGAGAACCTCCTCTCCAGCTACGTCGACCGCTGGCCGACGTTGCTCGGACTCATCTTCATCCTCGTGATCCTCTTCGCTCGCGCGGGAATCGCCGGCAGCGCCGGAAAGCTCTTCCGGCGGCTTCGCGCCCGATCGAAGGCGGCGTCCTCACCCGAAGGGGACGCACCGGGGGGCGCAGCCGCGCCCCCCGGAGACCGCCACGCAGTTCACCAAGGAAAGGACCCGCAATGA